The Geobacillus stearothermophilus ATCC 12980 genome contains a region encoding:
- a CDS encoding B3/B4 domain-containing protein has translation MKCVISEQLKQRLPSGKFGVIRYYHIEVSDSPQMLRGRLELFQESLYIELQEKSIADIPEMVEWRRTFKQIGTDPSRYRPSSESLYRRIQKKSFIPPIHSAADINNFFSLYYKIPLGIYDLDRINGTVTLTIGTEKDEYIALNGRTVNFANKLVSKDERGPFGSPIVDSERTAVTRETKNALQIVYFLPSTPEETAKRRLQAIQTMFVQIHGGEADAQLFV, from the coding sequence ATGAAATGCGTGATATCAGAACAACTAAAGCAACGCCTTCCTTCTGGTAAATTCGGCGTCATCCGCTATTATCATATCGAGGTCAGCGATTCACCGCAAATGTTAAGGGGGCGGCTTGAGCTGTTTCAAGAATCTCTTTACATCGAGCTGCAGGAAAAGTCGATTGCCGACATTCCTGAAATGGTCGAATGGCGCCGTACTTTCAAACAAATCGGAACGGACCCAAGCCGCTATCGACCGTCAAGTGAAAGCCTGTACCGACGCATCCAGAAAAAAAGCTTCATTCCGCCTATCCATTCAGCGGCAGACATAAACAACTTTTTTTCACTCTATTATAAAATTCCGCTCGGCATCTATGATCTAGACCGCATCAACGGGACAGTGACGCTCACGATCGGCACGGAAAAAGATGAATACATCGCGTTAAACGGCCGCACAGTCAACTTTGCCAACAAACTCGTCAGCAAAGATGAACGAGGGCCGTTTGGCAGTCCGATCGTCGATTCGGAGCGGACCGCCGTGACGAGAGAAACGAAAAACGCTTTGCAAATCGTTTACTTTCTCCCATCAACGCCAGAAGAAACCGCCAAGCGCCGGCTTCAAGCCATCCAAACGATGTTTGTGCAAATTCATGGCGGCGAAGCCGACGCCCAATTGTTCGTTTGA
- the queG gene encoding tRNA epoxyqueuosine(34) reductase QueG codes for MDVMALKQEVIEYSRSIGIDKIGFASADPFVELKERLRRQQELGYQSGFEEPDIEKRTNPSLLLPEAKSIIAIALAYPSKMKNAPRGTKTERRGVFCRASWGKDYHDVLRERLQQLEEFLLAKVPHARVRSMVDTGELADRAVAERAGIGWSGKNCSIITPEFGSYVYLGEMITNIPFPPDEPVENRCGTCTKCIDACPTGALVQGGQLNAQRCLSFLTQTKGFLADEFREKIGNRLYGCDTCQQVCPENKGKDFHLHPEFEPDPEAVKPKLIPLLQMSNREFQETFGAMAGSWRGKKPIQRNAILALAHYKDQTAVPHLLRLLKEDSRPVIRGTAAWALGKIGDPSAKPYLEAARQTEADADVIAEIEKGLKLLAEAKE; via the coding sequence ATGGATGTTATGGCATTAAAGCAGGAAGTCATTGAGTACAGTCGGTCAATCGGCATTGATAAAATCGGATTTGCGAGCGCTGATCCGTTTGTGGAATTAAAGGAACGGCTGCGCCGCCAGCAGGAGCTCGGCTATCAGTCCGGTTTTGAGGAACCAGATATTGAGAAACGGACGAATCCTTCATTGCTTCTTCCGGAAGCAAAATCGATTATTGCCATTGCTCTTGCCTATCCGTCTAAAATGAAAAATGCGCCGCGGGGGACAAAGACGGAACGGCGCGGCGTTTTTTGCCGCGCTTCATGGGGAAAGGACTACCACGATGTGTTGCGGGAACGTTTGCAGCAGCTCGAGGAGTTTTTGCTGGCCAAAGTGCCCCATGCCCGCGTTCGCTCGATGGTGGATACCGGAGAGCTCGCCGATCGGGCGGTGGCGGAACGGGCAGGGATCGGTTGGAGTGGCAAAAACTGCTCTATTATTACACCAGAGTTTGGATCGTATGTGTATTTGGGAGAAATGATTACGAATATTCCATTTCCCCCTGATGAACCGGTTGAAAACCGATGCGGCACGTGCACGAAATGCATTGATGCCTGCCCGACTGGGGCGCTTGTGCAAGGGGGACAACTGAACGCACAGCGGTGCCTTTCCTTTTTAACGCAAACGAAAGGCTTTTTGGCCGACGAGTTTCGAGAGAAAATCGGGAATCGGCTGTATGGCTGCGATACATGCCAGCAAGTCTGCCCGGAAAATAAGGGAAAAGACTTTCATTTGCATCCGGAATTCGAGCCGGATCCGGAAGCGGTAAAGCCGAAACTCATCCCGCTGCTTCAGATGAGCAACCGTGAATTTCAAGAAACATTTGGGGCCATGGCGGGTTCATGGCGTGGGAAAAAGCCGATTCAGCGCAATGCCATTCTGGCGCTTGCCCATTACAAAGACCAAACCGCGGTGCCGCATTTGCTGCGTTTGTTGAAAGAGGATAGCCGTCCCGTCATCCGCGGGACGGCGGCGTGGGCGCTCGGGAAAATCGGGGATCCAAGCGCTAAGCCTTATTTGGAGGCCGCGCGGCAAACGGAGGCGGATGCCGATGTGATCGCTGAGATTGAAAAAGGACTAAAACTGTTGGCTGAGGCAAAGGAATAG
- a CDS encoding amidase domain-containing protein: MKKQLRAWLDERARSFVSESNIRSEEAARKQQLCQKRGAEIVRCTIRGQIVGRQTIEREAKVMYIAHHQFLIKQRGSLYIEEQVEERCACFVGGELVADETINRLGGDMEAPRVEREQWTGDRLSYQYDRARAVRYAETWWNRHNPVFPSFPVDCTNFVSQCLYAGGAPMTGYPNRARGWWCQNGSWSYSWAVAHSFRWYLSGSRIGLQAVEVAEPEQLMAGDVICYDFQGDGRFDHSTIVVAKDQNGMPLVNAHTTNSRMRYWSYEDSSAYTPNIRYKFFHIIDRK, encoded by the coding sequence ATGAAAAAACAGTTGCGCGCGTGGTTGGATGAGCGAGCCCGCTCGTTTGTGTCGGAAAGCAATATCCGAAGCGAAGAGGCGGCAAGAAAGCAACAGCTTTGCCAAAAGCGCGGTGCGGAGATCGTCCGTTGCACGATCCGGGGGCAAATTGTCGGCAGGCAGACCATTGAGCGGGAAGCGAAAGTGATGTATATTGCCCACCATCAATTTTTAATTAAGCAAAGGGGTTCACTATATATAGAAGAACAGGTTGAGGAGCGATGCGCCTGTTTTGTTGGCGGTGAGCTTGTTGCTGATGAAACGATCAACCGATTGGGGGGGGATATGGAGGCGCCGCGCGTCGAACGAGAGCAATGGACGGGAGATCGTCTTTCTTACCAGTATGACCGCGCCCGGGCGGTTCGGTATGCGGAAACGTGGTGGAATCGGCATAACCCGGTGTTTCCGTCGTTTCCGGTGGATTGCACGAATTTTGTTTCCCAATGCTTGTATGCGGGCGGGGCACCGATGACGGGCTATCCGAACCGGGCGAGGGGATGGTGGTGTCAAAACGGAAGTTGGAGTTACAGCTGGGCTGTCGCTCATTCCTTTCGTTGGTATTTGAGCGGGTCGCGCATTGGCTTGCAGGCGGTGGAAGTGGCGGAGCCGGAGCAATTGATGGCAGGCGATGTCATCTGTTATGATTTTCAAGGGGACGGACGCTTCGACCACTCAACGATTGTGGTGGCGAAAGATCAGAACGGGATGCCGCTTGTGAACGCCCATACGACAAACAGCCGAATGCGCTATTGGTCGTATGAAGATTCAAGCGCCTATACGCCGAACATTCGCTATAAGTTTTTTCACATCATCGATCGCAAATAA
- the trmL gene encoding tRNA (uridine(34)/cytosine(34)/5-carboxymethylaminomethyluridine(34)-2'-O)-methyltransferase TrmL — MPLHVVLYQPEIPANTGNIARTCAATDTSLHLIRPLGFSTDDKMLKRAGLDYWPYVNISYYDSLDELFARFPEGEFYFITKFGRRYYDSFDFSDTEKHIFFVFGRETTGLPKELLEANMDRCLRIPMNDKVRSLNLSNTAAILVYEALRQQRFYGLS; from the coding sequence ATGCCGCTTCATGTAGTGCTATACCAGCCAGAAATTCCAGCCAATACTGGAAACATCGCTCGTACGTGCGCAGCAACCGATACGTCGCTCCATTTGATCCGCCCGCTCGGTTTTTCTACGGATGATAAAATGTTAAAGCGCGCCGGGCTTGATTATTGGCCGTATGTCAATATTTCGTATTATGACTCGCTTGACGAACTATTCGCCCGCTTTCCGGAAGGGGAGTTTTATTTCATTACGAAATTCGGGCGCCGGTATTATGATTCGTTTGATTTCAGCGATACAGAAAAACATATTTTCTTTGTGTTCGGACGTGAAACGACCGGACTGCCGAAGGAGCTGCTTGAGGCCAATATGGACCGTTGCCTTCGCATCCCGATGAATGACAAAGTGCGCTCGTTAAACTTGTCGAACACGGCGGCCATTTTAGTGTACGAAGCGTTGCGCCAACAACGGTTTTATGGGTTGTCATAA
- a CDS encoding PrkA family serine protein kinase — protein sequence MDILQKITRYREEEEKLKWEGTFAEYLKILKEKPWVAQSAHSRVYNMIKDAGVEEVNGRKRYKFFSQHLFGLEEALERLVEEYFHPAAKRLDVRKRILLLMGPVGGGKSTLVTLLKRGLEEYSKTEHGAVYAIKGCPMHEDPLHLIPHHLRDDFYREYGIRIEGELSPLNMMRLEKEYGGRIEDVLVERIFFSENRRVGIGTFSPSDPKSQDIADLTGSIDFSTIAEYGSESDPRAYRFDGELNKANRGIMEFQEMLKCDEKFLWHLLSLTQEGNFKAGRFALISADELIIAHTNETEYRSFIANKKNEALHSRIIVMPIPYNLRVSEEERIYEKMIRESDVADVHIAPHTLRIAAMFTILTRLKESKRPDVDLLKKMRLYDGEMIEGFSEVDVEELKKEHPDEGMSGIDPRYVINRISACIIRKGVLSINALDVLRSLKEGLDQHPSITKEDRERYLNFISLVRKEYDEIAKQEVQKAFVYSYEESAKTLMDNYLDNVEAYCNKTKLRDPLTGEEMNPDEKLMRSIEEQIGISENAKKAFREEILIRISAYARKGQKFDYNSHERLREAIQKKLFADLKDIVKITTSTKTPDEQQLKKINEVVARLIDEYGYNSTSANELLRYVGSLLNR from the coding sequence ATGGATATTTTGCAAAAAATCACCCGGTATCGGGAAGAAGAAGAAAAGTTGAAATGGGAAGGAACGTTTGCCGAGTATTTAAAGATTTTAAAAGAAAAGCCGTGGGTGGCCCAGTCGGCTCATTCGCGTGTTTATAATATGATCAAAGATGCTGGGGTCGAAGAGGTGAATGGGCGGAAACGATATAAGTTTTTTAGCCAGCACCTGTTCGGGCTTGAGGAGGCGCTTGAGCGGCTCGTTGAGGAATATTTCCACCCGGCGGCGAAGCGGCTTGATGTGCGGAAACGGATTTTGCTGCTGATGGGGCCGGTCGGCGGCGGGAAATCGACGTTGGTAACGCTCCTGAAGCGCGGGCTTGAGGAGTACTCCAAAACGGAGCACGGAGCCGTTTATGCGATTAAAGGGTGCCCGATGCATGAAGACCCGCTTCACCTCATTCCTCACCATTTGCGCGACGATTTTTACCGCGAATACGGAATTCGCATCGAAGGCGAGCTGTCGCCGCTCAATATGATGCGGCTTGAGAAAGAGTACGGCGGACGCATTGAAGACGTGCTAGTGGAGCGCATTTTCTTCTCGGAAAACCGCCGCGTCGGCATCGGGACGTTCAGTCCGTCTGATCCAAAATCGCAAGACATCGCCGATTTAACGGGAAGCATCGATTTTTCAACGATCGCGGAATACGGCTCCGAGTCCGACCCGCGCGCGTACCGGTTTGACGGCGAGCTGAACAAAGCCAACCGCGGGATTATGGAATTTCAAGAGATGTTAAAGTGCGATGAAAAATTTCTTTGGCATTTGCTGTCGCTGACGCAAGAAGGCAATTTCAAGGCTGGGCGGTTTGCTTTAATCAGCGCCGACGAATTGATTATCGCTCATACGAACGAAACGGAATATCGGTCGTTCATCGCCAACAAAAAGAACGAGGCGCTCCATTCGCGCATCATCGTCATGCCGATTCCATACAACTTGCGCGTCTCGGAAGAAGAGCGCATTTACGAAAAAATGATCCGCGAAAGCGATGTCGCCGACGTGCATATCGCCCCGCATACATTGCGGATTGCGGCCATGTTTACGATTTTGACTCGGCTGAAAGAGTCGAAGCGGCCGGATGTGGATTTATTGAAGAAAATGCGCTTGTATGATGGCGAAATGATCGAAGGATTCAGCGAGGTCGATGTGGAGGAGCTGAAAAAGGAGCATCCGGACGAGGGGATGAGCGGCATCGACCCACGCTATGTCATCAACCGCATTTCTGCCTGCATCATTCGCAAAGGAGTGCTGTCGATCAATGCGCTTGACGTGCTTCGTTCGTTGAAAGAAGGGTTGGATCAGCATCCGTCGATCACGAAGGAAGACCGCGAGCGGTATTTGAATTTCATTTCGCTCGTGCGCAAGGAGTATGATGAAATCGCAAAACAAGAAGTGCAAAAGGCGTTCGTCTATTCGTATGAAGAGTCAGCGAAAACGTTGATGGATAACTATTTGGACAACGTCGAGGCGTACTGCAACAAGACGAAACTGCGCGATCCGCTTACGGGTGAGGAAATGAATCCGGATGAAAAGCTGATGCGCTCGATTGAGGAACAGATCGGCATTTCGGAAAATGCGAAAAAGGCGTTCCGGGAAGAAATTTTAATCCGCATTTCCGCCTACGCACGCAAAGGGCAAAAGTTTGACTACAATTCGCATGAGCGGTTGCGTGAAGCGATCCAGAAAAAGCTGTTTGCTGATTTAAAGGATATTGTGAAAATCACGACATCGACGAAAACGCCCGATGAACAGCAACTGAAAAAAATTAATGAAGTCGTCGCCCGCCTGATCGATGAATACGGGTACAACTCCACGTCGGCCAATGAATTGCTCCGCTATGTCGGCAGCTTGTTGAACCGCTAG
- the yhbH gene encoding sporulation protein YhbH, translating to MKGNFVVSKEDWSLHRKGYDDQKRHQEKVKEAIKNNLPDLITEESIIMSNGRDVIKIPIRSLDECKIRYNYEKNKHVGQGNGDSQVGDVVARDGSGEGQGPGKGQGAGDLPGQDYYEAEVSLMEIEEALFSQLELPNLQRKELDQNVVQHIEFNDIRRTGLMGNIDKKRTMLAAFKRNAMSGKPGFYPIYREDLKFKTWNEVVKPESKAVVLAMMDTSGSMGMWEKYMARSFFFWMTRFLRTKYETVDIAFIAHHTEAKVVSEDEFFTKGESGGTICSSAYRKALELIETKYSPSRYNIYPFHFSDGDNLTSDNARCVKLVQELMKVSNMFGYGEVNQYNRHSTLMSAYRNIKDEKFRYYILKQKSDVFHAMKTFFRKEENKAFV from the coding sequence ATGAAAGGGAATTTCGTTGTATCGAAAGAAGACTGGTCCCTCCACCGCAAAGGATATGACGATCAAAAGCGGCATCAAGAAAAGGTAAAGGAAGCGATCAAAAACAATTTGCCGGATTTGATTACGGAAGAAAGCATCATTATGTCCAACGGACGCGATGTAATTAAGATTCCGATTCGCTCGCTGGATGAATGTAAAATTCGCTACAACTATGAGAAAAACAAACATGTCGGCCAAGGAAACGGAGACAGCCAAGTCGGCGATGTCGTGGCCAGAGACGGAAGTGGGGAGGGGCAAGGGCCAGGAAAAGGCCAAGGAGCCGGCGACTTGCCGGGTCAAGATTATTACGAGGCTGAAGTGTCGTTGATGGAAATCGAAGAAGCGCTCTTCAGCCAACTGGAGCTGCCGAACTTGCAGCGGAAAGAACTGGATCAAAATGTCGTTCAACATATCGAATTTAACGACATTCGCCGCACCGGGTTGATGGGGAACATCGATAAAAAGCGGACGATGCTCGCCGCTTTCAAACGCAATGCCATGAGCGGCAAACCAGGCTTTTACCCGATTTACCGCGAAGATTTAAAGTTTAAAACGTGGAATGAAGTCGTCAAGCCGGAATCGAAGGCCGTTGTCTTGGCCATGATGGACACAAGCGGCTCGATGGGCATGTGGGAAAAATACATGGCGCGCAGTTTCTTCTTTTGGATGACGCGTTTTTTGCGCACGAAGTACGAAACAGTCGACATCGCCTTTATCGCCCATCATACGGAAGCGAAAGTTGTCAGCGAGGATGAATTTTTCACGAAAGGGGAAAGCGGCGGGACGATTTGCTCATCCGCCTACCGCAAGGCGCTGGAACTGATCGAAACGAAGTATTCTCCGTCGCGCTACAACATTTATCCGTTCCACTTCTCCGACGGCGACAACTTGACATCGGACAATGCCCGCTGTGTGAAGCTTGTTCAAGAGCTGATGAAAGTGTCGAACATGTTTGGGTATGGAGAAGTCAACCAGTACAACCGCCATTCCACACTCATGTCGGCGTATCGCAATATTAAGGATGAAAAGTTCCGCTATTATATTTTGAAACAAAAATCAGATGTGTTCCACGCGATGAAAACATTTTTCCGGAAAGAAGAAAATAAGGCATTCGTATGA
- a CDS encoding helix-turn-helix domain-containing protein has translation MKRLKITDNHGWTPRKLRKQERKIKNAHLRQRVMAVRLVMEGYLGKEVASMVNVCRQTVSHYVSLFNEGGLELLLHRDFAPGREPFLTEEQQEKIKQLVLTITPAELGWDVASAWNTKLLQSYVAKQFGVSISREALRKLLHRKGLSWTRPTYTLAKGNPDEQKQFEKQMDLIKKT, from the coding sequence ATGAAACGCCTCAAAATCACCGACAACCATGGATGGACGCCCCGGAAACTCCGCAAGCAGGAACGGAAGATCAAAAACGCTCATCTCCGCCAACGTGTGATGGCCGTCCGCCTGGTCATGGAAGGCTATTTGGGCAAAGAGGTGGCCTCCATGGTCAACGTGTGCCGACAAACCGTTTCCCATTATGTGTCGCTGTTCAACGAAGGCGGCCTTGAACTCCTGCTTCATCGGGATTTCGCCCCCGGGCGGGAGCCGTTTCTCACCGAAGAACAGCAGGAAAAGATCAAACAGCTTGTATTGACCATCACTCCCGCGGAACTGGGCTGGGACGTTGCTTCGGCGTGGAACACCAAACTCCTGCAATCCTATGTCGCAAAGCAATTCGGTGTTTCCATTTCCCGCGAAGCGCTGCGAAAACTCCTGCACCGCAAAGGGCTGTCGTGGACACGACCGACGTACACACTGGCGAAAGGAAATCCGGATGAGCAAAAGCAATTTGAAAAACAAATGGATCTGATAAAAAAAACTTGA
- a CDS encoding IS630 family transposase encodes MITKETEDAVLLYIDETHIRSYHVLRSTWSEVGRQKQVPTFGHHAHVSRFGAVNVHDGETVLHQTTAANAATFLDFLRMLKERYPDRLMVLVLDNARIHHAKMVKEFLREEGQCFHFIYLPPYSPQLNPIERLWKWLKDMVIANVFHKDRNDIIQAITRFVHYIHERPEEVLQRLGCAG; translated from the coding sequence TTGATCACCAAGGAGACAGAAGATGCTGTTCTTCTGTACATCGATGAAACCCATATCCGCTCTTACCATGTCTTGCGGTCCACATGGTCGGAAGTCGGCCGCCAAAAACAAGTGCCGACGTTTGGCCATCATGCCCACGTATCGCGGTTTGGCGCGGTCAACGTCCATGATGGTGAAACGGTGCTTCATCAAACGACTGCCGCCAATGCTGCGACGTTCTTGGATTTCTTGAGAATGCTCAAAGAGCGCTATCCAGACCGTCTCATGGTCTTGGTGTTGGATAACGCCCGCATTCACCATGCCAAGATGGTCAAGGAGTTTTTGCGGGAAGAAGGGCAGTGTTTTCACTTTATTTACCTTCCTCCCTATTCGCCACAGCTGAACCCGATTGAACGCTTATGGAAATGGTTGAAAGATATGGTGATTGCCAATGTCTTTCACAAGGATCGCAACGATATCATTCAAGCCATTACTCGGTTTGTCCACTACATCCACGAACGTCCGGAGGAAGTGCTGCAACGCTTAGGGTGTGCAGGATGA
- the wrbA gene encoding NAD(P)H:quinone oxidoreductase produces the protein MENVKLAIIYYSSTGTNYQLAKWAEEAAKEAGAEVKVVKVPELVPKEAIESNPAWKAHAEATKDVPTATLADLEWADAIIFSVPTRFGNIPSQLKQFLDTTGGLWAQGKLANKVVSAMASAGNAHGGQEQTILQLYTTMYHWGAIVVAPGYTDQSAFAAGGNPYGTSVTVDQNGKIVENAEAAVKHQARRTVQVAQWIKNGMRQ, from the coding sequence ATGGAAAATGTAAAATTAGCCATTATTTATTACAGCTCAACAGGTACGAACTATCAATTGGCAAAATGGGCGGAAGAAGCGGCGAAGGAAGCAGGGGCAGAAGTAAAAGTAGTAAAAGTTCCTGAACTCGTTCCAAAAGAAGCAATTGAATCGAATCCAGCGTGGAAAGCTCATGCGGAAGCAACGAAAGATGTCCCAACAGCTACGTTAGCGGACTTAGAATGGGCGGATGCGATTATTTTCAGCGTGCCGACTCGCTTTGGTAATATTCCTTCGCAATTAAAGCAATTTTTAGATACAACCGGCGGATTATGGGCACAAGGAAAGCTTGCCAATAAAGTTGTCAGCGCCATGGCATCTGCAGGAAATGCTCATGGCGGCCAAGAACAAACCATTTTACAACTATATACAACAATGTACCACTGGGGTGCGATCGTAGTAGCGCCTGGATATACGGATCAATCTGCTTTTGCTGCAGGAGGAAATCCATACGGAACGAGTGTGACAGTCGATCAAAACGGAAAAATAGTAGAAAATGCGGAAGCTGCTGTGAAACATCAAGCACGCCGTACCGTCCAAGTTGCGCAATGGATAAAAAATGGAATGCGACAATAA
- a CDS encoding glycoside hydrolase family 13 protein translates to MEKKWWKEAVVYQIYPRSFYDSNGDGIGDIRGIIVKLDYLKELGVDVVWLSPVYKSPNDDNGYDISDYREIMDEFGTMEDWEEMLEEMHKRGIKLVMDLVVNHTSDEHPWFIESRKSKDNPYRDYYIWRPGKDGKEPNNWESIFSGSAWEYDDTTEEYYLHLFSKKQPDLNWENPKVRREVYDIMKFWLDKGVDGFRMDVINMISKVPELPDGKPQEGKKYASGSKYFMNGPRVHEFLQEMNREVLSKYDIMTVGETPGVTPKEGILYTDPSRHELNMVFQFEHVDLGSGPGGKWDIRPWSLADLKKTMTKWQKELEGKGWNSLYLNNHDQPRAVSRFGDDGKYRVESAKMLATFLHMMQGTPYIYQGEEIGMTNVRFPSIEYYRDIETLNMYKECVEEYGEDPQKVMEKIYYKGRDNARTPMQWDDSENAGFTTGTPWIPVNPNYKEINVKEALADPNSVFHYYKKLIQLRKQHDIIVYGTYDLILEDDPYIYAYTRTLGNEKLIVITNFSEKTPVFRLPDDITYKTKELLISNYDVDETEELKEIRLRPWEARVYKIRLS, encoded by the coding sequence ATGGAAAAGAAATGGTGGAAAGAAGCGGTTGTGTATCAAATTTATCCGCGCAGTTTTTACGATTCCAACGGGGATGGCATTGGCGATATCCGCGGCATTATCGTGAAACTTGATTATTTAAAAGAACTTGGCGTGGATGTGGTATGGCTATCTCCGGTATATAAATCGCCAAATGATGACAACGGATATGATATAAGCGATTATCGGGAGATTATGGATGAATTTGGTACGATGGAAGATTGGGAAGAAATGCTTGAGGAAATGCACAAACGCGGGATTAAGCTAGTGATGGATTTAGTCGTCAATCATACATCAGATGAGCATCCGTGGTTTATCGAATCAAGAAAGTCAAAGGACAATCCGTATCGCGACTACTATATATGGCGGCCTGGAAAAGATGGAAAGGAACCGAACAATTGGGAGTCAATTTTTAGCGGTTCAGCGTGGGAATATGACGACACGACGGAAGAATATTATTTGCATCTTTTTTCAAAAAAACAACCAGATTTAAACTGGGAAAATCCAAAAGTGCGCCGCGAAGTGTATGACATAATGAAGTTTTGGCTTGATAAAGGCGTCGACGGCTTCCGAATGGATGTCATCAACATGATTTCGAAAGTGCCAGAATTACCGGACGGAAAACCGCAGGAAGGGAAGAAATACGCTTCGGGAAGCAAGTATTTTATGAACGGTCCGCGCGTTCATGAGTTTTTGCAAGAGATGAACCGCGAAGTATTGTCAAAATACGACATTATGACGGTCGGAGAAACGCCGGGAGTCACACCAAAAGAGGGAATTTTATATACCGACCCATCGCGTCATGAGTTGAACATGGTGTTTCAATTCGAGCATGTTGATTTAGGTTCCGGACCTGGAGGAAAATGGGATATTCGTCCATGGTCGTTGGCCGACTTGAAAAAAACGATGACAAAATGGCAAAAAGAGCTAGAAGGAAAAGGATGGAACAGTCTTTACTTAAACAATCATGATCAGCCACGCGCTGTTTCTCGCTTTGGCGATGATGGAAAGTATCGTGTGGAATCGGCGAAAATGCTTGCAACATTTCTCCATATGATGCAAGGAACACCGTATATTTACCAAGGTGAAGAGATCGGAATGACCAATGTGCGCTTCCCGTCGATTGAATACTACCGTGATATTGAAACATTGAACATGTATAAAGAATGTGTGGAAGAATATGGTGAAGATCCGCAAAAAGTGATGGAGAAAATTTATTATAAAGGGCGTGACAACGCGCGCACACCGATGCAGTGGGATGACAGCGAAAACGCAGGATTTACAACTGGGACGCCATGGATTCCAGTAAATCCAAATTATAAGGAAATCAACGTAAAAGAGGCTTTAGCGGATCCAAATTCGGTGTTTCATTATTATAAAAAATTAATTCAACTTCGCAAGCAGCATGACATTATTGTCTATGGAACATATGACTTAATTTTGGAAGACGATCCGTATATTTACGCATACACACGCACATTGGGAAATGAAAAGCTGATTGTTATTACTAATTTTTCTGAAAAAACTCCTGTTTTCCGGCTTCCGGATGATATCACCTACAAAACAAAAGAACTGCTTATCAGCAATTACGATGTTGATGAAACGGAAGAACTGAAAGAAATTCGCCTGCGTCCATGGGAGGCGCGCGTATATAAAATCCGTTTGTCATGA